One Roseomonas sp. OT10 DNA window includes the following coding sequences:
- a CDS encoding peptidylprolyl isomerase, whose product MLSAFRRLAGTWFAKVLFLLLILSFGIWGIEDIVRNFGRETAVARVDGEPIELTEAQDAARRELQRLQRQLGPRFEANETMRLAVARQAVEALVAQRSLQQEARRMRVAASAEAVRDYVFGIPAFQTAGQFDRRLFNQFLAGNGISEQGFLALVAAELQRQQLTGAVRAGAAGPEAMVKPLVAFVREKRVADIVRLRADDAPEPAAPTEEQLRRYQENEAARFSTPEYRTAVVARLAAEVVAPEVQVSDADIAQAYEANRGRYELPERRALEQAVVPQEEAAKALAEAWRGGADFAAIQSQATAAGGQAVDLGTPSRADLSVPELAEAAFSAPAGGVAGPVQSPFGWHVLKVERIEPPQTRTLDQVRDEIRQELAQVAAADLAFERVNAAEDALAGGAPLEEAARQFGLAVGTVTTDAQGRGPDGNPAAMPVPDYARTEAVQAIFAARQGETPRMTESQAGAGFVGVQLQSVAAPALRPFAEVEPEVRLAWIRDARARSQEERAAALLAATRDGASLAEAAEKAGLSADRTAPFGRDPRQDPAGAATLPSELIRPLFEAKPREVTMARTADGFAVGQVVEVVRDAAADPEALRAARTQVELAMQEELEAQYAAALRDRARATINEDALRQIAGAP is encoded by the coding sequence ATGCTTTCCGCCTTCCGACGCCTTGCCGGCACCTGGTTCGCCAAGGTCCTGTTCCTGCTCCTCATCCTCTCCTTCGGCATCTGGGGGATCGAGGACATCGTCCGCAACTTCGGCCGCGAGACGGCGGTGGCCCGGGTGGATGGCGAGCCGATCGAGCTGACCGAGGCGCAGGATGCGGCACGGCGGGAGCTGCAGCGGCTGCAGCGCCAGCTCGGCCCGCGCTTCGAGGCGAACGAGACCATGCGCCTCGCGGTGGCGCGGCAGGCGGTGGAGGCGCTGGTGGCGCAGCGCAGCCTGCAGCAGGAGGCGCGGCGGATGCGCGTCGCCGCCTCCGCCGAGGCGGTGCGCGACTACGTCTTCGGCATCCCAGCCTTCCAGACGGCCGGCCAGTTCGACCGGCGGCTGTTCAACCAGTTCCTGGCGGGCAACGGCATCTCGGAGCAGGGCTTCCTCGCCCTGGTCGCCGCCGAGCTGCAGCGCCAGCAGCTGACCGGGGCGGTGCGCGCCGGGGCCGCGGGGCCCGAGGCGATGGTGAAGCCGCTGGTCGCCTTCGTGCGGGAGAAGCGGGTGGCCGACATCGTGCGCCTGCGCGCCGACGACGCGCCCGAGCCGGCCGCGCCGACCGAGGAGCAGCTTCGCCGCTACCAGGAGAACGAGGCGGCGCGCTTCTCCACCCCCGAGTACCGCACCGCCGTGGTCGCCCGCCTCGCCGCCGAGGTGGTGGCGCCCGAGGTGCAGGTGTCCGACGCCGACATCGCCCAGGCCTATGAAGCCAACCGTGGCCGCTACGAGCTGCCCGAGCGCCGGGCGCTGGAGCAGGCGGTGGTGCCGCAGGAGGAGGCGGCGAAGGCCCTGGCCGAGGCCTGGCGCGGCGGCGCCGATTTCGCGGCCATCCAGTCCCAGGCCACCGCGGCCGGGGGGCAGGCGGTGGATCTCGGCACGCCCAGCCGCGCCGACCTGTCGGTGCCGGAGCTGGCGGAGGCAGCGTTCTCCGCCCCCGCGGGCGGGGTGGCGGGGCCGGTGCAGTCCCCCTTCGGCTGGCACGTGCTGAAGGTGGAGCGGATCGAGCCGCCGCAGACCCGGACGCTGGACCAGGTGCGCGACGAGATCCGCCAGGAGCTGGCGCAGGTCGCCGCCGCCGACCTCGCCTTCGAGCGGGTGAACGCCGCCGAGGATGCGCTGGCCGGCGGGGCTCCCCTGGAGGAGGCGGCGCGGCAGTTCGGCCTCGCAGTGGGCACCGTCACCACCGATGCCCAGGGCCGTGGGCCGGACGGGAACCCGGCCGCCATGCCGGTGCCGGATTACGCCCGCACCGAGGCGGTGCAGGCGATCTTCGCCGCCCGCCAGGGCGAGACGCCGCGGATGACCGAGTCCCAGGCCGGCGCCGGCTTCGTCGGCGTGCAGCTGCAATCCGTCGCCGCCCCGGCGCTGCGCCCCTTCGCGGAGGTGGAGCCCGAGGTGCGGCTCGCCTGGATCCGCGACGCCAGGGCGAGGTCGCAGGAGGAGCGTGCCGCCGCGCTGCTCGCCGCCACGCGCGATGGCGCCTCGCTGGCCGAAGCCGCGGAGAAGGCCGGGCTGTCGGCCGACCGCACCGCGCCCTTCGGCCGCGATCCGCGCCAGGACCCGGCGGGCGCCGCCACCCTGCCGTCGGAGCTGATCCGGCCGCTCTTCGAGGCGAAGCCGCGCGAGGTGACCATGGCCCGCACGGCGGACGGATTCGCCGTGGGGCAGGTGGTGGAGGTGGTCCGCGACGCGGCCGCCGACCCCGAGGCGCTGCGCGCCGCCCGCACGCAGGTCGAGCTGGCGATGCAGGAGGAGCTGGAGGCGCAGTACGCCGCCGCCCTGCGGGACCGCGCCAGGGCCACGATCAACGAGGACGCGCTGCGCCAGATCGCCGGCGCGCCCTGA
- the trpD gene encoding anthranilate phosphoribosyltransferase, producing the protein MTASLKPILARLAAGERLAESEAEQAFGIIMSGEATPAQIAGLLMAMRLRGETVAEMTGALRAMRARMIPVEAPPGTIDIVGTGGDAAGTLNISTATALVVAGCGVPVAKHGNRALSSRSGTSDALAALGVNLDVAMERLPEVLAGAGMVFLMAPRHHAALRHAAGPRMELGTRTIFNLLGPLASPARVKRQLTGAYAAEWLRPMAESLGRLGTEHAWLVHGQGLDELTIAGPSRVVELKDGRIAEFEVTPEEAGLPRSPAEQLRGGEPAENAAALTELLGGAPGAYRDCVLLNAAAALVVAGVANDLRRGAAMAAESVDRGAAAAVLERLRALTAA; encoded by the coding sequence ATGACCGCCTCCCTCAAGCCGATCCTGGCGCGGCTGGCGGCGGGCGAACGGCTGGCCGAGAGCGAGGCGGAGCAGGCCTTCGGCATCATCATGTCGGGCGAGGCCACGCCGGCCCAGATCGCCGGCCTGCTGATGGCGATGCGCCTGCGCGGCGAGACGGTGGCGGAGATGACCGGCGCGCTGCGTGCCATGCGCGCCCGCATGATCCCCGTCGAGGCCCCGCCGGGGACCATCGACATCGTCGGCACGGGCGGCGACGCGGCCGGGACGCTGAACATCTCCACCGCCACGGCGCTGGTGGTGGCGGGCTGCGGCGTGCCCGTGGCCAAGCACGGCAACCGCGCCCTCTCCTCCCGCTCCGGCACCTCGGACGCGCTGGCGGCGCTGGGCGTGAACCTGGACGTGGCGATGGAGCGGCTGCCGGAGGTGTTGGCGGGGGCCGGCATGGTCTTCCTGATGGCCCCCCGCCACCACGCCGCCCTGCGCCACGCCGCCGGCCCGCGCATGGAGCTGGGGACGCGGACCATCTTCAACCTGCTCGGCCCGCTGGCCAGCCCGGCGCGGGTGAAGCGGCAGCTCACCGGCGCCTATGCGGCGGAATGGCTGCGCCCCATGGCCGAAAGCCTCGGCCGCCTGGGGACGGAGCATGCCTGGCTGGTGCATGGCCAGGGACTCGACGAGCTGACCATCGCCGGCCCCTCCCGGGTCGTGGAGCTGAAGGACGGTCGCATCGCCGAGTTCGAGGTCACGCCCGAGGAGGCGGGCCTGCCCCGCTCCCCGGCCGAGCAGCTTCGCGGCGGGGAGCCGGCGGAGAATGCCGCCGCCCTGACGGAGCTGCTGGGCGGCGCGCCCGGCGCCTACCGGGATTGCGTCCTGCTCAACGCGGCGGCGGCCCTTGTCGTGGCGGGGGTGGCGAACGATCTGCGTCGGGGCGCGGCGATGGCGGCGGAATCCGTGGATCGCGGCGCCGCTGCGGCGGTTCTCGAGCGGCTGCGGGCCCTCACCGCCGCCTGA
- the trpC gene encoding indole-3-glycerol phosphate synthase TrpC: protein MDQLSPSVAPLPPVPTGGIPDVLARVLADKAIEVRERSQATPLGEVERLARASGKVRDFTGALCAAVGENRAGLIAEIKRSSPSGGPIREGLDPADMARTYCEAGAACLSVLTDFAYFGGTAADLRSAREACGLPVLRKDFLIDPWQVFESRAMGADCVLLIMAALSDSQAQELEDTARSLDLAVLAEVHDERELERALALETRLIGINNRNLKTLRTDIGTTERLAPMVPADRIPVAESGIRTPEDVRRMSRAGAHCLLVGEHLLRQPDPGEAARSLIEAL, encoded by the coding sequence ATGGACCAGCTCTCCCCGTCCGTCGCTCCCCTGCCCCCGGTTCCGACCGGCGGGATTCCCGATGTCCTGGCCCGCGTGCTCGCCGACAAGGCGATCGAGGTGCGCGAACGGTCGCAGGCAACCCCCCTCGGCGAGGTGGAGCGGCTGGCCCGCGCCTCCGGCAAGGTCCGGGATTTCACCGGGGCGCTCTGCGCCGCGGTGGGGGAGAACCGCGCCGGGCTGATCGCCGAGATCAAGCGCTCCTCCCCCTCCGGCGGCCCGATCCGCGAGGGGCTGGATCCCGCCGACATGGCCCGCACCTACTGCGAGGCCGGGGCGGCGTGCCTGTCCGTGCTGACGGACTTCGCCTATTTCGGCGGGACGGCCGCCGACCTGCGCTCGGCGCGGGAGGCCTGCGGACTTCCCGTGCTGCGGAAGGACTTCCTCATAGATCCTTGGCAGGTCTTCGAATCCCGCGCCATGGGTGCGGATTGCGTGCTGCTGATCATGGCGGCCCTCTCCGACAGCCAGGCCCAGGAGCTGGAGGACACGGCCCGCAGCCTGGACCTAGCCGTCCTGGCCGAGGTGCATGACGAGCGCGAGCTGGAGCGGGCGCTGGCGCTCGAGACACGGCTGATCGGCATCAACAACCGCAACCTCAAAACCTTGCGGACGGATATCGGCACCACCGAGCGGCTCGCCCCGATGGTCCCGGCCGACCGCATCCCCGTGGCGGAAAGCGGCATCCGCACGCCGGAGGATGTCCGGCGCATGTCCCGCGCCGGGGCGCATTGCCTGCTGGTCGGCGAGCACCTGCTGCGCCAGCCCGACCCCGGGGAGGCCGCGCGCTCGCTGATCGAGGCGCTTTGA
- the moaC gene encoding cyclic pyranopterin monophosphate synthase MoaC encodes MQGGLTHFDAAGQARMVDVGGKAETVREAVARGRVAMRPETLGLIVEGRAGKGDVLGVARIAGIMAAKRTAELIPLCHPLPLSSVRLELTPSGPDALEIEAAVTTAGRTGVEMEAMTAVTVAALTVYDMCKAVDRAMRIEAVRLVRKSGGKSGLYEAT; translated from the coding sequence ATGCAGGGTGGGCTGACCCATTTCGACGCCGCCGGCCAGGCGCGGATGGTCGATGTCGGCGGCAAGGCCGAGACGGTGCGCGAGGCCGTGGCGCGCGGCCGGGTGGCGATGCGGCCGGAAACCCTGGGGCTGATCGTCGAGGGCCGGGCCGGCAAGGGCGACGTGCTCGGCGTGGCGCGGATCGCCGGCATCATGGCGGCCAAGCGCACGGCGGAGCTGATCCCGCTCTGCCACCCCCTGCCCCTCTCCTCCGTGCGCCTGGAGCTGACGCCCTCCGGGCCGGATGCGCTGGAGATCGAGGCGGCCGTCACCACTGCCGGGCGGACCGGCGTGGAGATGGAGGCGATGACGGCGGTGACCGTCGCCGCCCTGACCGTCTACGACATGTGCAAGGCGGTGGACCGCGCCATGCGGATCGAGGCGGTGCGCCTGGTCCGCAAGAGCGGCGGCAAATCAGGACTTTACGAGGCGACGTGA
- a CDS encoding molybdopterin molybdotransferase MoeA translates to MLPVEEALDRVLAGLSPLPAETVALPDAWGRVLAAPLTARLTQPPADVSAMDGYALRAADGATGAELRVVGTAPAGHPFSGTLGAGEAVRIFTGGVLPEGADAILLQEDATALEGRVRVGEAPAAGRWIRRRGLDFATGEVLVEAGRRLTARDIGLAAAGNHPWLAVRRRPRVGLLATGDEIVLPGEPVPPGGIVSSNAHALAAMVRAAGGEPVVLPVVRDDSSAIAAAARAAEGCDLLVTTGGASVGDHDLVQSALGPEGFELGFWRIAMRPGKPLIWGRLRGVPLLGLPGNPVSALVCGVLFLLPALARLAGLPAGPTPSRPARAGADLAANDRRQDYLRARCAPGEGGVPVAMPFPRQDSSMLRLLAGADALLIRAPFAPAAPAGTPVEIIELAPLGL, encoded by the coding sequence ATGCTTCCGGTCGAAGAGGCGCTGGACCGGGTCCTCGCCGGGCTCTCGCCGCTGCCGGCGGAAACCGTGGCCTTGCCGGACGCATGGGGCCGGGTGCTGGCCGCGCCGCTGACCGCGCGGCTGACCCAGCCGCCGGCCGACGTCTCCGCCATGGACGGCTATGCGCTGCGTGCCGCCGACGGCGCCACGGGGGCGGAGCTGCGCGTCGTCGGCACCGCGCCGGCCGGGCATCCCTTCTCCGGCACCCTCGGCGCCGGCGAGGCGGTGCGCATCTTCACCGGCGGCGTCCTGCCCGAGGGGGCGGATGCCATCCTGCTGCAGGAGGATGCCACCGCCCTCGAAGGCCGCGTGCGGGTTGGGGAGGCACCGGCCGCCGGGCGCTGGATACGCCGCCGCGGCCTGGACTTCGCCACGGGCGAGGTGCTGGTCGAAGCCGGGCGGCGGCTGACGGCGCGCGACATCGGCCTGGCCGCGGCGGGCAACCACCCCTGGCTCGCGGTGCGTCGCCGCCCGCGGGTCGGGCTGCTGGCCACCGGCGACGAGATCGTCCTGCCGGGTGAGCCGGTGCCGCCGGGCGGCATCGTCTCCTCCAACGCCCATGCCCTGGCCGCCATGGTCCGCGCGGCCGGGGGCGAGCCGGTGGTGCTGCCGGTGGTGCGCGACGACTCCTCGGCCATCGCGGCGGCGGCCCGGGCGGCGGAGGGCTGCGACCTGCTGGTGACGACCGGCGGCGCCAGCGTGGGCGACCACGACCTGGTGCAGTCGGCGCTGGGGCCCGAGGGGTTCGAGCTCGGCTTCTGGCGGATCGCCATGCGGCCGGGCAAGCCGCTGATCTGGGGCCGGCTGCGTGGCGTGCCGTTGCTGGGCCTGCCGGGAAACCCCGTCTCCGCACTGGTCTGCGGCGTGCTGTTCCTGCTGCCCGCGCTGGCGCGGCTCGCGGGCCTGCCGGCCGGACCCACGCCCAGCCGGCCGGCGCGCGCCGGGGCGGATCTGGCCGCGAACGACCGGCGCCAGGACTACCTCCGCGCCCGTTGCGCCCCCGGCGAGGGCGGGGTGCCCGTCGCCATGCCCTTCCCACGGCAGGACAGTTCCATGCTGCGGCTGCTGGCCGGGGCGGATGCCCTGCTGATCCGTGCCCCGTTCGCGCCGGCCGCCCCGGCCGGCACGCCGGTCGAGATCATCGAGCTGGCGCCGCTGGGCCTCTGA
- the lexA gene encoding transcriptional repressor LexA encodes MLTRKQHELLVFIDRHLRQTGFSPSFEEMKEALNLRSKSGIHRLITALEERGFLRRRAHRARALEVVRLPENLAAAKPAMAAIPSSAPSAEPTPAPPAFAPNVIRGHFVPNLAGVTRPVEAPAVHLPLYGRIAAGLPIEALRDQGTGIEVPTALLGHGEHYALEVAGDSMVEAGILDGDTVIIRRGDTADNGSIVVALVDDAEVTLKRLRRRGNSVALEAANPRYETRIFGPDRVKVQGRLVGLLRRY; translated from the coding sequence ATGCTGACGCGCAAGCAGCACGAGCTGCTGGTCTTCATCGACCGTCATCTGCGGCAGACGGGGTTCTCGCCTTCCTTCGAGGAGATGAAGGAGGCGCTGAACCTCCGCTCCAAGTCCGGCATCCACCGGCTGATCACCGCGCTCGAGGAACGGGGCTTCCTGCGGCGGCGCGCCCACCGGGCCCGCGCGCTGGAGGTGGTGCGCCTGCCGGAGAACCTGGCCGCCGCCAAGCCCGCCATGGCCGCGATCCCGTCCTCGGCACCGTCGGCCGAGCCTACCCCGGCGCCCCCCGCCTTCGCGCCGAACGTCATCCGCGGGCACTTCGTGCCGAACCTCGCGGGCGTGACGCGGCCGGTGGAGGCGCCGGCCGTCCATCTGCCGCTCTATGGCCGGATCGCCGCGGGCCTGCCGATCGAGGCGCTGCGGGACCAGGGCACGGGGATCGAGGTGCCGACGGCGCTGCTGGGCCATGGCGAGCACTACGCGCTGGAGGTTGCCGGCGATTCGATGGTCGAGGCGGGGATCCTGGACGGGGACACGGTCATCATCCGCCGCGGCGACACGGCCGACAACGGCTCCATCGTCGTAGCGCTGGTGGATGATGCGGAGGTGACGCTGAAGCGGCTGCGCCGCCGCGGCAACTCGGTGGCGCTGGAGGCGGCGAACCCCCGCTACGAGACGCGCATCTTCGGCCCGGACCGGGTGAAGGTGCAGGGCCGGCTGGTCGGGCTGCTGCGCCGGTACTGA
- a CDS encoding ComEC/Rec2 family competence protein, with product MSHAALTPLRLRPGWSWPAAWRARVLDCVAAEWSRLPLWLPVALGVGVVAYFSGRAEPGPAWLWLPWPLLATALALRGRRPLLAVALALAGAVALGFAGALWQAGRQPPVPELPGRAVVVTARVAEVDLLPEGRRLRLEGARWDGAEAPLERDIRIRLRANDPTRPLPGDTVRIRALLRPPSAPVAPGAWDFQRAAYFSGLAGSGFALGPVEVLATDGPAGLATLRSAMEARVTAAIPGAAGVIAAAMLTGSQSGIPAEAIAAMRDSGLAHLLSVSGLHVAIVIGLGFGTTRLLLGLVPPLALRLDGKAAAAVAGLMLGGFYTVLTGSQVPMLRSFAMAALGVVALLLGRRVISLRGLALAAALVMLWQPDALLGPSFQMSFGAVMALAATAEAMRGRLLLWRGQGEAWRRVALAVGGLMLTSLVAGAATTPFGLYHFGRLQLYGVAANALAVPITSFLIMPAGLAAALLMPLGLEGMALAPMGWGVEAVLWVAGQVASWPGAVAATPPIPAWGLAVLALGLCWLCLWRGGVRWLGVPLLAAGLASGLAADPPDLLVSQDGRLIALRTAEGVWLERASGASSFTRDSWLRAWGEGEAERLPPEGDLAGGAIRCASTGCVFRPRPDAAAAALLRAPTARRGQAAPPVVAEGWCGQARVLVSAEPIRGRCRETVVVDRFSVWRNGPHAVWLGPSGLRVLSDRDWRGTRPWVPPIPTPRPREPMAPAE from the coding sequence GTGTCCCACGCGGCCCTGACCCCGCTGCGCCTTCGTCCCGGCTGGTCCTGGCCGGCCGCGTGGCGCGCGCGCGTCCTGGACTGCGTCGCGGCGGAGTGGTCACGCCTGCCGCTCTGGCTGCCGGTGGCGCTGGGCGTCGGGGTCGTCGCCTATTTCTCCGGGCGCGCGGAACCCGGCCCGGCCTGGCTCTGGCTGCCCTGGCCGCTCCTCGCCACGGCCCTGGCGCTGCGCGGCCGCCGGCCGCTCCTCGCCGTGGCGCTGGCGCTGGCCGGGGCGGTCGCCCTGGGCTTCGCCGGGGCGCTGTGGCAGGCGGGCCGCCAGCCGCCCGTGCCGGAACTGCCCGGCCGCGCCGTGGTCGTGACCGCCCGGGTGGCGGAGGTGGACCTGCTGCCCGAGGGCCGCCGCCTGCGCCTGGAGGGCGCGCGCTGGGACGGGGCGGAAGCGCCGCTGGAGCGCGACATCCGCATCCGCCTGCGCGCCAACGACCCCACCCGGCCGCTGCCCGGGGACACCGTCCGCATCCGCGCCCTGCTGCGCCCGCCCTCGGCCCCCGTGGCCCCGGGAGCCTGGGACTTCCAGCGCGCCGCCTACTTCTCCGGCCTTGCCGGCAGCGGCTTTGCCCTCGGCCCGGTGGAGGTGCTGGCGACGGACGGCCCGGCCGGGCTCGCCACGCTGCGTTCCGCGATGGAGGCGCGGGTGACGGCGGCCATCCCCGGGGCGGCCGGGGTGATTGCCGCCGCCATGCTCACCGGCAGCCAGTCCGGCATCCCGGCCGAAGCGATCGCCGCCATGCGCGACAGCGGCCTCGCGCACCTGCTCTCCGTCTCCGGCCTGCATGTCGCCATCGTGATCGGGCTGGGATTCGGCACGACACGGCTGCTGCTCGGGCTGGTGCCGCCGCTGGCGCTGCGGCTGGACGGCAAGGCCGCGGCCGCCGTGGCCGGCCTGATGCTGGGCGGCTTCTATACGGTGCTGACCGGGTCGCAGGTGCCGATGCTGCGTTCCTTCGCCATGGCGGCGCTGGGGGTGGTGGCGCTGTTGCTGGGGCGGCGGGTGATCTCGCTGCGCGGCCTCGCCCTGGCGGCGGCGCTGGTGATGCTGTGGCAGCCGGATGCACTGCTCGGCCCGTCCTTCCAGATGTCCTTCGGCGCGGTCATGGCGCTGGCCGCGACGGCCGAGGCGATGCGCGGCCGCCTGCTGCTGTGGCGCGGCCAGGGCGAGGCCTGGCGCCGGGTGGCGCTGGCCGTGGGCGGGCTGATGCTGACCTCGCTGGTGGCGGGGGCGGCGACCACGCCCTTCGGCCTGTACCATTTCGGCCGCCTCCAGCTCTACGGCGTCGCGGCCAACGCGCTGGCGGTGCCCATCACCTCCTTCCTGATCATGCCCGCCGGGCTGGCCGCGGCGCTGCTCATGCCGCTGGGCCTTGAGGGCATGGCGCTGGCACCGATGGGCTGGGGGGTGGAGGCGGTGCTGTGGGTGGCAGGGCAGGTGGCCTCCTGGCCGGGCGCCGTCGCCGCCACGCCGCCGATCCCGGCCTGGGGCCTTGCCGTGCTGGCGCTGGGCCTCTGCTGGCTCTGCCTGTGGCGCGGCGGGGTGCGCTGGCTGGGGGTGCCGCTGCTGGCGGCGGGACTGGCCTCCGGCCTCGCGGCCGATCCCCCCGACCTGCTGGTGTCGCAGGACGGGCGGCTGATCGCCCTGCGCACGGCGGAGGGTGTCTGGCTGGAGCGGGCGAGCGGCGCCAGCAGCTTCACCCGCGACAGCTGGCTGCGCGCCTGGGGGGAGGGGGAGGCGGAACGCCTGCCGCCGGAGGGTGACCTCGCCGGGGGAGCCATCCGCTGCGCCAGCACGGGATGCGTCTTCCGTCCCCGGCCGGACGCCGCCGCCGCCGCCCTGCTGCGCGCACCGACCGCGCGACGCGGGCAGGCGGCGCCACCCGTGGTGGCGGAGGGCTGGTGCGGCCAGGCCAGGGTGCTCGTCTCCGCCGAGCCGATCCGTGGCCGCTGCCGGGAAACCGTGGTCGTGGACCGCTTCAGCGTCTGGCGGAACGGTCCCCATGCGGTCTGGCTGGGTCCGTCCGGGCTGCGGGTGCTGTCCGACCGCGACTGGCGCGGCACCCGCCCCTGGGTGCCCCCGATCCCCACGCCCCGCCCGCGCGAGCCCATGGCCCCGGCGGAGTGA
- a CDS encoding SulP family inorganic anion transporter — MKEPIFHHDRAEWFGGGLGALRRDVLAGMVGTFALIPEVIAFSFVAGVDPQVGLFATFVIGVVIAFAGGRPAMISGAAGSVALVAAALVASHGLQYLLAATILCGLLQIVFGLLRLDVLMRFVSKSVRTGFVNALAILIFSAQVPHMLGVTWHTYALIAAGLAIIYLLPRVFTAIPSPLVCILALTAFTIAVPMPAATVADLGRLPDSLPSLFLPDVPLTLETLRIIAPYSLAMAVVGLLESLMTATVVDDLTDTNSRKARECTGLGLANAAAGLFGGIAGCGMIGQTVGNIRFGGRGRVSTLTAGVFLLVLMVLLRPWVAQVPVAALVAIMVMVSVETFSWASLRDVTRHPKVSSIVMLATVAVTVATHNLAAGVTVGVLLSGVFFAFKVMRLLDVTSRYDPGTDTRTYRVAGQVFFASADLMADAFDLRDTARRVRIDLTGAHLWDVTAVAALEAVVGKLRRRGAEVEVVGLNEASARMADRHGPAILAG; from the coding sequence ATGAAAGAACCCATCTTCCACCACGACCGCGCCGAATGGTTCGGCGGCGGGCTCGGCGCGCTGCGCCGCGACGTGCTGGCCGGCATGGTCGGCACCTTCGCCCTGATCCCGGAGGTGATCGCCTTCTCCTTCGTGGCCGGCGTCGATCCCCAGGTCGGGCTCTTCGCCACCTTCGTCATCGGCGTGGTGATCGCCTTCGCCGGCGGCCGGCCGGCCATGATCTCGGGCGCCGCGGGCTCCGTCGCGCTGGTCGCGGCGGCGCTGGTGGCGAGCCACGGGCTGCAATACCTGCTGGCGGCGACCATCCTCTGCGGACTTCTGCAGATCGTCTTCGGCCTGTTGCGGCTGGACGTGCTGATGCGCTTCGTCTCGAAATCCGTCCGCACCGGCTTCGTCAACGCGCTGGCCATCCTGATCTTCTCGGCCCAGGTGCCGCACATGCTGGGCGTCACCTGGCACACCTACGCCCTGATCGCGGCGGGACTCGCCATCATCTATCTGCTGCCGCGCGTCTTCACCGCCATCCCCTCGCCGCTGGTCTGCATCCTGGCGCTGACCGCGTTCACCATCGCGGTGCCGATGCCGGCGGCGACGGTGGCCGATCTCGGCCGCCTGCCGGATTCGCTGCCGAGCCTGTTCCTCCCCGACGTGCCGCTCACCCTGGAGACGCTGCGGATCATCGCGCCCTATTCCCTGGCCATGGCCGTGGTCGGGCTGCTGGAATCGCTGATGACGGCGACGGTGGTGGACGACCTCACCGACACCAACAGCCGCAAGGCACGGGAATGCACCGGGCTCGGCCTCGCCAATGCGGCGGCCGGGCTGTTCGGCGGCATCGCCGGCTGCGGCATGATCGGCCAGACGGTGGGCAACATCCGCTTCGGCGGGCGGGGGCGGGTCTCCACCCTGACCGCCGGCGTCTTCCTGCTGGTGCTGATGGTGCTGCTGCGCCCCTGGGTGGCGCAGGTGCCGGTGGCGGCGCTGGTCGCCATCATGGTCATGGTCTCCGTCGAGACCTTCTCCTGGGCCTCGCTGCGCGACGTGACCCGCCATCCCAAGGTGTCGAGCATCGTCATGCTGGCGACCGTCGCGGTGACGGTGGCCACGCACAACCTCGCCGCCGGGGTGACTGTGGGCGTGCTGCTCAGCGGCGTCTTCTTCGCCTTCAAGGTGATGCGCCTGCTGGACGTGACGAGCCGGTACGACCCGGGCACGGACACCCGCACCTACCGCGTCGCGGGCCAGGTCTTCTTCGCCAGCGCCGACCTCATGGCCGATGCCTTCGACTTGCGCGACACGGCGCGGCGCGTGCGGATCGACCTGACCGGCGCGCATCTGTGGGATGTCACCGCCGTCGCGGCGCTGGAGGCGGTGGTGGGCAAGCTGCGCCGCCGCGGCGCGGAGGTGGAGGTGGTCGGGTTGAACGAGGCCAGCGCCCGGATGGCCGACCGGCACGGCCCCGCCATCCTGGCGGGCTGA